The Salmo trutta chromosome 6, fSalTru1.1, whole genome shotgun sequence genome has a window encoding:
- the LOC115195933 gene encoding 5'-AMP-activated protein kinase subunit gamma-1, whose amino-acid sequence MEKILIRQIMFQEMREELKNSEADAEMYMKFMKSHCCYEAIPTSCKLVIFDTTLQVKKAFFALVANGLRAAPLWDSKTQRFVGMLTITDFINILHRYYRSPLVQMNELERHQIGTWRDVYLQYSNHCLHSITPDASLFDAIYSLLRYKIHRLPVIDPVSGNVLHILTHKRILKFLHIFYSTQKKTVPKPCFMQKTIQDVGIGTFRNIATVHQTASVYDALSVFVERRVSALPVVNEQGKVVALYSRFDVINLAAQKTYNNLNMSMQEAIRRRCCFIEGVIKCLPDETLETIIDRIIKAEVHRLVLVDKEDVCRGIISLSDLLQAMVLSPAEISSKSN is encoded by the exons ATGGAGAAAATACTTATCAGGCAG ATCATGTTTCAAGAGATGCGTGAAGAATTGAAGAATTCAG AGGCTGATGCTGAGATGTACATGAAGTTCATGAAAAGTCATTGCTGCTATGAGGCCATTCCAACCAGCTGTAAACTGGTCATATTTGACACAACACTACAA GTGAAGAAAGCCTTTTTCGCTCTTGTAGCAAACGGCTTGAGAGCTGCACCTCTCTGGGATAGCAAGACACAGAGGTTTGTGG GTATGCTGACTATAACAGATTTCATCAACATTCTCCATCGTTACTACAGGTCCCCATTG GTTCAAATGAATGAGCTGGAGAGGCATCAAATTGGAACATGGCGAG atgtGTACCTGCAATACTCCAACCACTGTCTTCACAGTATCACTCCAGACGCTAG CCTCTTCGACGCCATCTATTCCCTACTGAGGTATAAGATCCACAGATTGCCGGTTATCGATCCGGTGTCCGGAAATGTCTTACACATTCTCACGCACAAGCGAATCCTCAAGTTTCTCCATATATTT TACTCTACACAGAAAAAGACAGTCCCAAAACCCTGCTTCATGCAGAAGACGATCCAGGACGTTGGGATCGGGACATTCCGGAACATTGCCACGGTCCATCAGACGGCCTCAGTCTACGATGCCCTGTCTGTGTTTGTAGAGAGGAGGGTCTCTGCACTGCCCGTAGTAAATGAACAAG GCAAGGTGGTGGCTCTCTACTCCAGATTTGATGTGATT AATCTGGCTGCCCAGAAGACATACAACAACCTGAACATGTCCATGCAGGAGGCCATCCGACGGCGCTGCTGTTTCATTGAGGGCGTCATCAAGTGTCTCCCCGACGAGACCCTGGAGACCATCATTGATCGCATAATTAAGGCTGAG GTCCATCGGCTGGTCCTGGTGGACAAAGAGGACGTGTGCAGGgggatcatctctctctctgacctgctCCAGGCCATGGTGTTAAGCCCGGCAG AGATTTCAAGCAAATCAAACTGA